The following are encoded in a window of Acidobacteriota bacterium genomic DNA:
- a CDS encoding prolyl oligopeptidase family serine peptidase — protein sequence MRNTPSAFGATLVATALLLAGVTAIAAQGSPTMEHLVFNIDGHGNMPYAVSVPDGYDPDGEPRPLVLALHPGGITGAYYGSRNLRGIFEPGLRGLGAVMVAPDVPTRRWNSDVANRGVMALLQQVVDTYNIDRSRILVTGFSLGGAGTWFFAGQHPDFFTGAIPIAGRASDLDPEAFGDMPIHIIHSRADEVVPFEPAEAAFDQLEAAGHPVAFTPLEGVGHFNMGSYVPSLQAAGDWMVARWDGR from the coding sequence ATGCGGAACACGCCAAGTGCATTCGGCGCGACTCTGGTTGCGACAGCGCTGTTGCTGGCTGGTGTGACTGCCATAGCAGCACAGGGAAGCCCCACCATGGAGCACCTGGTCTTCAACATAGACGGGCACGGCAACATGCCCTACGCCGTCTCCGTGCCGGACGGCTACGACCCGGACGGCGAACCGCGCCCGCTCGTTCTCGCCCTCCATCCGGGCGGCATCACCGGCGCCTACTACGGCAGCCGGAACCTGCGCGGCATCTTCGAGCCCGGGCTCCGCGGCCTCGGTGCGGTGATGGTCGCGCCGGACGTCCCGACGCGGCGCTGGAATTCCGACGTCGCCAACCGGGGCGTGATGGCCCTGCTGCAGCAGGTCGTCGACACCTACAACATCGACCGCTCACGCATCCTGGTGACCGGCTTCAGCCTGGGCGGCGCCGGCACGTGGTTCTTCGCGGGGCAGCACCCCGACTTCTTCACGGGGGCCATACCCATCGCGGGGCGGGCGAGCGACCTCGATCCCGAGGCGTTCGGCGACATGCCGATCCACATCATCCACAGCCGGGCCGACGAGGTCGTCCCGTTCGAACCCGCCGAGGCGGCATTCGATCAACTGGAGGCGGCGGGGCACCCGGTGGCCTTCACCCCGCTGGAGGGCGTCGGCCATTTCAACATGGGCAGCTACGTGCCGTCGCTCCAGGCCGCCGGCGACTGGATGGTCGCCCGGTGGGACGGCCGCTGA
- a CDS encoding type II toxin-antitoxin system VapC family toxin, producing MVIDSSAIVAILLGERERESFVDAIVGAEVVRMSAATFVETSMILESRHGAEGILLLDRWLDDAGIEVIAVDAAQAKIARQAFSDYGQGRHRAGLNFGDCFTYALARRFGEPLLSKGDDFPRTDLAMADVRPSGRDG from the coding sequence ATGGTGATCGACTCGTCTGCCATCGTGGCGATTCTGCTGGGAGAGCGGGAACGCGAGTCGTTTGTCGACGCGATCGTAGGGGCTGAGGTGGTGCGGATGTCTGCTGCGACCTTCGTTGAGACTTCGATGATTCTGGAGTCCCGCCACGGGGCTGAGGGCATTCTCCTGCTCGACCGGTGGCTGGACGATGCCGGGATCGAGGTCATCGCGGTCGATGCGGCTCAGGCGAAGATCGCCCGGCAGGCGTTCAGCGACTACGGGCAAGGGCGGCATCGGGCCGGACTCAACTTCGGGGACTGCTTCACCTACGCACTTGCGCGGCGATTCGGAGAGCCGCTCTTGTCCAAGGGCGACGACTTTCCGCGCACGGATCTTGCGATGGCTGACGTCCGTCCGTCGGGTAGGGATGGATAG
- a CDS encoding PSK operon transcription factor, which produces MALNLRNAETERLAAELARLTGQSKTQAVTDAIRERLDRLRDDRSGRSRRERLLDIARRCAQLPVLDSRSADEIIGYDEDGLPT; this is translated from the coding sequence ATGGCACTCAACCTCAGGAATGCCGAGACGGAGCGGTTGGCGGCGGAATTGGCGCGGCTCACTGGGCAGTCGAAGACGCAAGCGGTAACCGACGCCATACGGGAGAGGCTCGATCGCCTGCGTGACGATCGGTCGGGGCGTTCGCGTCGAGAACGTCTACTGGACATTGCCCGACGGTGCGCGCAGCTACCGGTACTGGATTCCCGGTCCGCCGACGAGATCATCGGCTACGACGAAGACGGCCTGCCGACCTGA
- a CDS encoding aldo/keto reductase, which translates to MKYRQLGRTGVYVSELCLGAMTFGTEWEVIGALGQRDADALVGASIDAGINFFDTADVYSTGDSEEILGKALASKRQEVVIATKVRGRMGRGANEVGLSRLHIIQACEASLRRLGTDYIDLYQIHRGDPDTDIEETLSALSDLVRAGKVRYVGCSNLPAWELMKALGVSERRGIERFCATQSYYSLSGRDLEHDTIPLIEDQGLALLVWSPLAGGFLTGKFTREGARDREARRASFDFPPIDREQTYDILAVMAAVAEAHGVSVAQVAIAWLLAKSAVTSVIIGAKRMDQLRDNLGAVDVELSAEEVTSLDEVSARPRPYPMWMLALGDDRRPGQKRDLADILKREAK; encoded by the coding sequence ATGAAATACCGACAGTTGGGCCGGACAGGCGTCTACGTCTCCGAGCTTTGCCTCGGCGCGATGACGTTCGGAACGGAGTGGGAAGTCATCGGCGCCCTCGGCCAGAGGGATGCCGACGCGCTGGTGGGGGCGTCGATCGACGCCGGGATCAACTTCTTTGATACGGCGGACGTCTACTCCACCGGTGACTCCGAGGAGATCCTGGGCAAGGCGCTCGCTTCGAAGCGCCAGGAGGTCGTCATCGCCACCAAGGTGCGCGGGCGCATGGGGCGCGGCGCGAACGAGGTGGGGCTGTCGCGGCTCCACATCATCCAGGCGTGCGAGGCGAGCCTGCGCCGGCTCGGCACCGACTACATCGACCTCTACCAGATCCACCGCGGCGATCCCGACACCGACATCGAGGAGACGCTGAGCGCGCTCTCCGATCTCGTGCGGGCCGGCAAGGTGCGCTACGTCGGTTGCTCCAACCTCCCGGCGTGGGAACTGATGAAGGCGCTTGGCGTCTCCGAGCGGCGCGGGATCGAGCGCTTCTGCGCGACGCAGTCCTACTATTCGCTCTCGGGGCGCGACCTGGAGCACGACACGATCCCGCTGATCGAGGATCAGGGGCTCGCGCTGCTCGTCTGGAGTCCGCTCGCGGGAGGCTTCCTGACCGGCAAGTTCACGCGCGAGGGCGCCCGCGACCGCGAGGCGAGGCGCGCCTCGTTCGACTTCCCGCCAATCGATCGAGAACAGACATACGACATTCTGGCCGTCATGGCGGCGGTCGCCGAGGCGCACGGCGTGTCGGTGGCGCAGGTCGCGATCGCGTGGCTGCTGGCGAAGTCCGCGGTGACGAGCGTCATCATCGGGGCGAAGCGGATGGATCAGTTGCGTGACAACCTCGGAGCGGTCGACGTCGAGTTGTCGGCCGAAGAGGTGACGTCGCTCGACGAGGTCAGCGCGCGGCCACGCCCCTACCCGATGTGGATGCTGGCCCTCGGGGACGACCGGCGGCCGGGGCAGAAACGCGATTTGGCCGATATTCTGAAGAGAGAGGCAAAGTAG